A region of Mammaliicoccus sp. Dog046 DNA encodes the following proteins:
- a CDS encoding citrate synthase, whose amino-acid sequence MAQVAKGLEGIVASETQISSIIDNQLTYAGYEIDDLTENALFEEVMFLLWNLRLPNKEELKELNEKLYDYMTLNPRMYSHFEDYATDKVHPMTGLRTSLSYLAHFDPTAEEFDEESNYERAIRIQAKVASLVASFSRVRSGKEVVKPKKDYSYAANFLYMLRGVEPTDVEVEGFNKALILHADHEFNASTFTARVAVSTLSDMYSGVTAAAGALKGPLHGGANEQVMNMLTEIGSLDKTDDYIKQKIENKEKIMGFGHRVYKNGDPRAKYLKEMSRRITDETGQKELFEISMRIAEIMKEEKGLLPNVDFYSATVYHSMGIDHDLFTPIFAISRMSGWTAHILEQYRTNRIMRPRAEYTGERDRKYDSIENR is encoded by the coding sequence ATGGCACAAGTAGCAAAAGGGTTAGAAGGCATTGTTGCTTCTGAAACTCAAATTAGTTCAATAATAGATAATCAATTAACTTACGCAGGTTATGAAATAGATGATCTAACTGAAAATGCTTTATTTGAAGAGGTAATGTTTTTACTTTGGAATTTAAGATTACCAAACAAAGAAGAGTTAAAAGAATTAAATGAAAAACTATATGATTATATGACTTTAAATCCAAGAATGTATAGTCACTTTGAGGATTATGCAACAGATAAAGTACATCCTATGACAGGGCTAAGAACATCTTTATCTTATTTAGCGCATTTTGATCCAACTGCGGAGGAATTTGATGAAGAATCAAATTATGAGCGAGCTATTAGAATTCAAGCTAAAGTGGCTTCATTAGTAGCTTCATTCTCACGTGTAAGATCAGGCAAAGAAGTTGTTAAACCTAAGAAAGATTATAGTTATGCAGCAAACTTCTTGTACATGTTAAGAGGTGTAGAGCCAACTGACGTTGAAGTTGAAGGTTTCAATAAAGCATTGATTTTACATGCTGACCATGAATTCAACGCATCAACTTTCACAGCAAGAGTTGCAGTTTCAACTTTATCTGACATGTATTCAGGTGTAACAGCGGCGGCTGGAGCACTTAAAGGGCCATTACATGGTGGAGCAAATGAACAAGTTATGAATATGTTAACTGAAATTGGTTCATTAGATAAAACAGATGATTACATTAAGCAAAAAATAGAAAACAAAGAAAAAATCATGGGATTCGGTCACAGAGTATATAAAAATGGTGACCCAAGAGCGAAATATTTGAAAGAAATGAGTCGCCGAATTACTGATGAAACTGGTCAGAAGGAACTTTTCGAAATTTCAATGCGTATTGCTGAAATCATGAAAGAAGAGAAAGGTTTACTTCCAAATGTAGATTTCTACAGTGCGACCGTTTATCATAGTATGGGTATTGATCATGATTTATTTACACCAATATTTGCTATTAGTCGTATGTCTGGTTGGACAGCACATATTCT